Proteins from one Porites lutea chromosome 3, jaPorLute2.1, whole genome shotgun sequence genomic window:
- the LOC140930626 gene encoding uncharacterized protein, with translation MDIDVNLEEVKLSEYKWYSHETYKRSMSLLEAERNFEGASFTEQDVLERCINRALNKLKEEKLPLYRIVSDNIDYEITARVQTKDHVNRSLHWTHQFAIVDRVLNPNLDDTGPQKDVKNLQLVELLPDERVQKNLVFQWSILISQIVTKFLPAFRPYQAHVVYHIPHTYSAEMASKSETCSHGMEFKNPNVAADMSQILKSFHQKYVPCVQDGNNRTVLSAVPLHGDQLLEERARNVQWTFRDGESQYDRLEGLTTEHADWHAKVTLYKSEFDMFVNNKSAAEVGTSQASMNRCGKTNAAKGVQNHYN, from the exons ATGGATATCGACGTTAATCTGGAAGAAGTTAAGCTTAGTGAATACAAGTGGTACAGCCATGAAACGTACAAGAGGTCAATGAGTTTACTTGAAGCCGAAAGAAATTTCGAAGGGGCGTCTTTCACGGAACAGGATGTCCTAGAAAGATGCATCAATAGGGCACTGAATAAGTTAAAGGAGGAAAAGTTGCCTCTGTACAG aattgtCAGTGATAATATTGACTACGAGATTACAGCTCGTGTACAGACAAAGGATCATGTGAACCGGTCCCTCCACTGGACGCACCAGTTTGCTATTGTTGATAGGGTGCTCAATCCCAATCTCGACGATACCGGTCCACAGAAAGATGTCAAGAACTTACAGCTTGTGGAGCTGTTACCAGATGAACGTGTGCAGAAAAACCTTGTGTTTCAATGGTCTATCCTGATCAGCCAAATAGTGACTAAGTTTCTACCTGCATTTAGACCCTATCAGGCCCATGTGGTATATCACATACCACACACATATTCTGCTGAAATGGCATCAAAATCAGAGACT TGTTCACATGGTATGGAATTTAAGAACCCAAATGTTGCTGCTGACATGTCACAAATACTTAAGAGCTTCCACCAGAAATATGTGCCCTGCGTTCAAGATGGAAATAATCGAACGGTACTCTCAGCAGTTCCACTGCATGGTGATCAACTGTTAGAAGAAAGGGCAAGAAATGTACAATGGACATTCAGAGATGGAGAGAGCCAGTATGACAGACTGGAGGGCTTGACAACTGAACATGCAGATTGGCATGCAAAGGTCACATTATACAAG TCTGAATTTGACATGTTTGTCAACAATAAATCAGCTGCTGAGGTTGGAACATCCCAAGCAAGTATGAACCGCTGTGGGAAAACAAATGCTGCAAAGGGAGTACAAAATCATTACAATTAA
- the LOC140931714 gene encoding ATP-dependent helicase wrn-1-like has translation MVMFISKGTPLAALTGTADKNTLTVVSNKLVLKQPLVLCISPNRKNIRFSVKKNKKEHLLSELDWLTTCIKENGDSMPKTIIFCNTLNEIACVTNYLMLKLGENAFSPPLPRLPCNCLVGIYHSTSWGHNKERIVEALKSSGKPRVIVSSSALSMGVNFPDVRYIINWGPARNLLDQHQEIGRAGRDGKNSYSLIVYHGQQLSQCEESIKRFVKTDGCLRVAAYKEFDENIEPLKPNHNCCSYCSYLCRCSGDKCSAEVPLFERENSAQAPQRQCLSRPVSNQDKADLKAALIELQERMTKTKCCGQVFSSQLVEDVTQNCHHIFTVHDIVNTCPVFSVDHALKILKIIQEIFLDIPNFDESIEMLQAANLSVKSNEDWLPLEQLLAMELGSDICFDSDNELPEDENLTMNTFTE, from the coding sequence ATGGTAATGTTTATTTCCAAAGGTACACCACTTGCAGCTTTAACAGGAACTGCTGACAAAAATACTTTGACAGTTGTATCGAACAAACTTGTCTTGAAACAGCCCTTGGTGTTGTGCATCAGTCCCAACAGGAAAAATATAAGATTTAGCgtgaagaaaaacaagaaagaacatCTTCTATCAGAACTTGACTGGCTCACAACCTGCATCAAAGAGAATGGAGATTCTATGCCAAAgacaattattttttgtaacaCCCTGAATGAAATTGCCTGTGTTACAAACTATTTAATGTTGAAACTTGGAGAGAATGCATTCTCACCCCCACTTCCAAGACTGCCTTGCAACTGCCTCGTTGGTATATACCATTCTACATCATGGGGCCATAACAAAGAGCGTATAGTTGAGGCATTAAAATCCAGTGGCAAGCCTAGAGTAATAGTTTCATCCTCAGCCCTGAGCATGGGGGTCAATTTCCCAGATGTGAGGTATATTATTAACTGGGGACCAGCTCGAAATTTGTTGGACCAGCACCAAGAGATTGGCCGTGCTGGAAGGGATGGAAAAAACAGCTATTCCTTAATTGTCTATCACGGACAGCAACTAAGTCAATGTGAAGAGAGCATCAAGCGTTTTGTTAAAACTGATGGTTGTTTGCGTGTAGCTGCCTACAAGGAGTTTGATGAAAACATTGAACCGTTGAAACCAAATCACAACTGTTGCAGCTACTGTTCATATCTATGCAGATGTTCTGGAGATAAATGTTCTGCCGAAGTTCCTTTATTTGAACGTGAAAATTCTGCACAAGCTCCTCAAAGACAGTGCTTATCTAGACCAGTCAGCAATCAAGACAAGGCTGATCTAAAAGCTGCACTTATCGAACTACAAGAAAGGATGACAAAAACCAAATGTTGTGGGCAAGTTTTCTCAAGCCAGTTAGTAGAAGATGTAACCCAAAATTGTCACCATATTTTTACAGTTCATGACATAGTTAATACTTGTCCAGTTTTTTCTGTTGACCATGcattaaaaattctgaaaatcaTTCAGGAAATTTTCCTTGACATACCAAACTTTGACGAGTCTATTGAAATGTTGCAGGCAGCAAATTTAAGTGTAAAATCAAATGAGGACTGGTTACCACTGGAGCAACTACTGGCAATGGAACTGGGTTCTGATATTTGTTTTGATAGTGATAATGAATTACCAGAAGATGAAAATCTAACCATGAATACATTTACAGAATGA